A single genomic interval of candidate division WOR-3 bacterium harbors:
- a CDS encoding MFS transporter has protein sequence MVPYLIQILANAGLMAGVVYIPLLAKELGASAASIGLLVGVYQGAMFFSNLLFGRWADFGNRKIFVVVGLAVSALALALHIPVRNLSWLFGVRFLTGLCAGVFPAALVAYFYENNKRLGRFSGFGSLGWATGALIFGLVSKKVIFVVAALAIALTSVIALLGLRSQKVELGRTFFDLRVLKRNWRIYISFLLRHLGAFSIWTIFPVYLSSLGANRFWVGLVYALNPLGQFVFMNLLEHYEEERLIKSGLLFSILVFIAFGLANDFRQVIPVQLVLALSWSCLYLGSLKQLMRTNPERSTAAGMLQSVLSLAAVLGALLEGVTGNFGYRAVMFVAAGLALIGALIYLLTPEKSG, from the coding sequence ATGGTTCCGTATTTAATACAGATTCTTGCCAACGCCGGTTTAATGGCAGGAGTTGTTTACATCCCTCTTCTGGCAAAGGAGTTGGGAGCCAGTGCAGCATCAATTGGTCTTCTGGTAGGAGTTTACCAGGGGGCAATGTTTTTTTCCAATTTGTTGTTTGGTAGATGGGCAGATTTTGGCAACAGGAAAATTTTTGTCGTTGTTGGGCTGGCGGTTTCTGCATTAGCCCTTGCCCTGCACATTCCAGTTAGAAACCTGTCTTGGCTTTTCGGGGTTCGATTTCTTACCGGACTTTGTGCCGGTGTTTTTCCGGCTGCGCTGGTTGCCTATTTCTATGAGAACAATAAGAGGTTGGGAAGGTTCAGTGGATTTGGTTCACTGGGTTGGGCAACAGGGGCGTTGATTTTTGGCTTGGTTAGCAAAAAGGTAATATTTGTTGTCGCAGCACTGGCGATTGCGTTAACCAGCGTAATCGCCTTGTTGGGACTGCGCAGTCAGAAAGTTGAATTGGGGCGGACATTTTTTGATTTAAGGGTGTTAAAAAGAAACTGGCGGATTTACATTTCTTTTCTTTTACGGCACTTAGGGGCATTTAGCATCTGGACGATTTTCCCGGTTTATCTTTCCAGCCTCGGGGCAAACCGGTTTTGGGTGGGGTTGGTTTATGCGCTCAACCCATTGGGACAGTTTGTGTTTATGAACCTCCTCGAGCATTATGAGGAGGAAAGGCTTATTAAGAGTGGACTGTTGTTTTCTATTTTAGTATTTATCGCATTTGGGCTGGCAAACGACTTTCGTCAGGTAATTCCTGTACAATTGGTGCTGGCACTTTCCTGGTCCTGCCTTTATCTTGGTTCATTAAAACAGCTAATGCGAACTAACCCAGAGAGGTCAACGGCAGCTGGTATGCTCCAATCGGTTTTAAGTCTTGCTGCAGTACTGGGTGCGCTCCTTGAGGGTGTGACAGGTAATTTTGGTTACCGAGCAGTTATGTTTGTCGCTGCCGGTCTGGCGTTAATTGGTGCCCTCATCTACTTATTAACTCCAGAAAAATCTGGTTAA
- a CDS encoding T9SS type A sorting domain-containing protein translates to MKYCRVGVVFFLALGIALAALPESEQGVNTPIISRSEAVIAPVELPGGSHAVEFPLPFAPDETLHYDGTPYTGVGLTNGGTFYTAARFTPTTACTLKAVLFYQWGQSSNDYVFIFGEENDTTPGAKLESIPYSGTDTMRWKRIDLNPPLIMQAGTDFWACVRLTHAAGRYPIGCDAGPMVRNRGGFISTNGTRWQQLADLGLDYNCNIRAVISRIPGLAHDVGVSKIVVPGANIGPGSYPPVARVTNFGTSAESNIPVYCWIDSGATRIYNQTVTIPGPLQPGNRTEVTFPTWNTGPGGAQYTVTMFTDLSSDLNRANDSLRQQTRIANVFAVMDHDTGYCKLSVSCFGSIGYDNPQADLGSGFCYPKTAASCLFYGSFAMGTDANYVADRHFGQPASGPVNNDLRAVDSLRAIVPPVIGDEHFYGSFSDAGHSTPKNLKVTQNSYMSAGTNYDDFIVIIYDIENQGSSAVNGLYAGVFMDFDIGSSPATNQGASDTVRRLTYMRQASSANPSVGVKILEPASFANLSLVDHAIYVYPDSAMTDNMKWRFLNGTIRQRNSNRAYDWSIVTSAGPFNIDPGATQRFAIAVVGGTDETAIRNNADAAQQWYNANVGVAENSGVNLMDKVHIAPNPFRKKTAISYNVTQPGRFVFEAYDASGRMVDKVAFEVAAGKGVFVWQPRTLARGVYFLNISTPDVNIRTKALVLE, encoded by the coding sequence ATGAAGTACTGTCGTGTCGGGGTGGTCTTTTTCCTTGCGCTGGGAATTGCCCTTGCGGCATTACCCGAAAGCGAGCAAGGAGTAAATACCCCTATCATCAGCCGGTCGGAAGCGGTTATCGCACCGGTCGAATTGCCGGGAGGAAGCCATGCGGTTGAGTTCCCGTTGCCCTTTGCTCCGGATGAGACGCTACATTACGACGGCACGCCTTATACCGGTGTGGGTTTAACCAATGGCGGGACATTCTACACTGCGGCGCGTTTTACACCGACGACCGCCTGCACACTCAAAGCGGTTTTGTTTTATCAGTGGGGTCAGTCTTCGAATGATTATGTCTTTATCTTTGGTGAAGAGAACGATACGACCCCGGGTGCGAAACTGGAGTCGATACCTTATAGCGGAACCGATACTATGCGCTGGAAGCGAATCGATTTGAATCCGCCGCTTATTATGCAAGCCGGAACCGACTTCTGGGCTTGTGTTCGGTTAACGCACGCTGCGGGCAGATATCCGATAGGATGCGATGCAGGACCAATGGTGCGCAACCGGGGTGGTTTTATCTCCACTAATGGTACCCGGTGGCAGCAGTTAGCCGACCTTGGACTGGATTACAACTGTAACATCCGGGCGGTCATCAGCCGGATTCCGGGTCTGGCACATGATGTCGGAGTCTCAAAGATTGTGGTTCCCGGGGCTAATATTGGACCTGGTTCTTATCCACCGGTTGCTCGTGTGACGAATTTTGGGACGAGCGCCGAATCCAACATACCGGTTTACTGCTGGATTGATTCCGGCGCAACCCGAATTTACAATCAGACCGTAACAATCCCTGGTCCGTTGCAACCGGGTAATAGAACAGAAGTGACCTTTCCAACCTGGAACACTGGACCTGGTGGTGCCCAGTATACGGTTACGATGTTTACCGACCTTTCTTCAGACCTGAATCGTGCCAATGACTCCTTACGTCAGCAAACACGCATTGCCAATGTGTTTGCTGTTATGGACCACGACACCGGCTATTGTAAACTGAGCGTCTCCTGCTTCGGTTCGATTGGTTACGACAACCCGCAAGCCGACCTCGGTTCTGGCTTCTGCTATCCCAAGACCGCGGCTTCCTGTCTGTTCTATGGTTCGTTTGCGATGGGTACTGATGCCAACTATGTTGCTGACCGGCATTTTGGTCAACCGGCAAGTGGTCCGGTCAACAACGACCTGCGGGCAGTGGATTCACTGCGGGCGATTGTTCCACCGGTGATTGGCGATGAGCACTTCTATGGTAGTTTTTCTGATGCCGGTCATTCGACTCCGAAAAATTTAAAGGTTACCCAGAACAGTTATATGAGTGCCGGCACCAACTATGACGACTTTATCGTGATTATCTACGATATTGAGAATCAAGGTTCCAGTGCGGTGAATGGACTGTACGCTGGTGTGTTTATGGACTTTGATATCGGCTCTTCGCCCGCTACAAACCAGGGCGCCTCGGATACGGTGCGGCGTTTGACCTATATGCGGCAGGCAAGTTCGGCTAACCCTTCAGTTGGGGTTAAAATTCTTGAGCCGGCTTCGTTTGCCAATCTGAGCCTGGTTGACCACGCAATTTATGTGTACCCGGATTCGGCGATGACCGATAATATGAAGTGGCGGTTCTTGAACGGAACAATTCGGCAGCGTAACTCCAACCGTGCCTATGACTGGTCGATCGTTACTTCGGCTGGACCGTTTAATATCGACCCGGGCGCGACGCAGCGATTTGCGATTGCGGTGGTCGGCGGAACCGACGAAACTGCAATTCGGAACAATGCCGATGCGGCACAGCAGTGGTACAATGCCAATGTTGGCGTGGCGGAAAATTCCGGGGTTAATCTTATGGATAAGGTCCACATCGCCCCTAATCCCTTCCGCAAGAAAACCGCAATTTCTTACAATGTAACCCAACCCGGCAGGTTCGTGTTTGAAGCCTATGATGCATCAGGACGGATGGTTGATAAAGTAGCGTTTGAAGTTGCGGCTGGTAAAGGGGTCTTTGTGTGGCAGCCGCGAACTCTTGCCCGGGGTGTTTACTTCTTGAATATCAGCACGCCTGATGTCAACATTAGAACGAAGGCGTTGGTTCTCGAATAG
- a CDS encoding EamA family transporter, producing the protein MDYRLLSIFTLLLWGIWGFLTKVLTRDTPAETIALWSTIASVIPILIYTLSVGTMHWVKSTPVAFLSGAAAGLATIFFYLAMKKGPASVVIPLTGMYIIIPAVLGYIILKEPLNLKHLIGLGFAILAVLFLA; encoded by the coding sequence ATGGACTACCGGTTGTTGTCTATTTTCACCTTACTCCTCTGGGGTATTTGGGGATTTCTGACAAAAGTCCTGACCCGTGACACCCCGGCAGAAACCATTGCCCTCTGGTCAACAATCGCCAGTGTTATTCCGATTCTTATCTACACTCTGTCGGTCGGAACAATGCACTGGGTGAAGTCAACACCGGTCGCCTTTCTCTCCGGTGCCGCCGCCGGATTAGCAACCATTTTCTTCTATCTGGCGATGAAAAAAGGACCCGCTTCGGTCGTCATCCCTTTAACCGGAATGTACATCATCATTCCCGCTGTCCTCGGTTATATCATCCTTAAAGAGCCGTTAAATTTAAAACACCTCATTGGATTGGGCTTTGCCATTTTAGCGGTCCTGTTTCTCGCTTAA